One window from the genome of Populus alba chromosome 15, ASM523922v2, whole genome shotgun sequence encodes:
- the LOC118056325 gene encoding probable pectinesterase/pectinesterase inhibitor 33, which yields MATKVRLLATLIVFSSIFSFAASKSTKSNITWWCNQTPHPSTCKYFMSHSRHHFSLKHRSKFRLMSVQLALEKALIAQRQVSRLGQNCEHQHQRAVWADCLKLHSNTILQLNRTLIGIGKKRLRCTDVDAQTWLSTALTNIQTCRTGSLDLNVSDFTMPAMSKNLSELISNTLAINGVLLEDNSTQEFPSWFSRHSRRLLQSASITAMATLVVAKDGSGRFRSIQAAINAASKRRYKTRLIIHVKRGVYRENIEVGVNNNNIWLVGDGVRNTIITSSRSVGGGYTTYSSATAGIDGLRFVARGITFSNTAGPRKGQAVALRSASDLSVFYRCSFQGYQDTLFVHSQRQFYRECYIYGTIDFIFGNAAVVFQNSIILVRRPLKGQANMITAQGRNDPFQNTGISIHNSQILPAPDLKPVAGVFETYLGRPWMRYSRTVILQTYIDGFINPAGWSPWLNSDFAQDTLYYGEYKNFGPGSSTRRRVAWKGFHVITSPSVASGFTVRSLIAGQSWLPATKVPFTSDL from the exons ATGGCAACCAAGGTTAGGCTATTGGCAACATTGATAGTCTTCTCTTCAATCTTCTCATTCGCAGCGTCAAAGAGCACCAAATCCAACATAACGTGGTGGTGCAACCAGACACCACACCCTTCAACATGCAAGTACTTCATGAGCCATAGCCGCCACCATTTTTCACTCAAACATAGGTCCAAGTTCCGGTTAATGTCGGTCCAATTAGCCCTTGAGAAAGCCCTTATTGCACAAAGGCAGGTCTCGCGACTCGGGCAGAACTGCGAGCACCAGCACCAAAGAGCTGTATGGGCTGATTGTTTAAAACTTCATTCTAATACCATTCTTCAACTTAACCGTACCCTAATAGGGATAGGGAAGAAGAGGCTTCGATGCACAGATGTTGATGCACAAACATGGCTAAGTACAGCACTAACCAACATTCAAACATGCAGAACCGGGTCTTTAGACCTTAATGTGTCGGATTTCACCATGCCAGCCATGTCGAAAAACCTATCGGAGCTCATTAGCAACACTCTGGCAATCAATGGGGTTTTGCTTGAAGACAACAGTACACAGGAGTTTCCAAGCTGGTTCTCCAGGCACAGCAGACGGTTGTTGCAATCTGCATCAATAACAGCAATGGCAACTCTCGTCGTGGCAAAAGATGGTTCGGGAAGATTCAGGTCTATTCAGGCAGCAATTAATGCAGCCTCAAAAAGGAGGTACAAAACTAGACTGATTATACACGTGAAAAGAGGAGTTTATAGGGAAAATATTGAGGTTGGAgttaacaataacaatatttGGCTGGTTGGTGATGGCGTGAGAAATACTATAATCACAAGCAGCCGGAGTGTTGGAGGTGGCTATACAACTTATAGTTCTGCAACTGCTG GTATTGATGGCCTCCGCTTTGTGGCTCGTGGCATTACCTTCAGCAACACTGCAGGTCCACGGAAGGGCCAAGCCGTTGCACTCCGATCAGCCTCAGATCTCTCAGTCTTCTATCGATGTTCCTTTCAAGGATATCAAGACACCCTTTTTGTCCACTCTCAACGGCAATTCTACAGAGAATGCTACATCTATGGCACCATAGATTTCATTTTTGGTAATGCAGCAGTTGTGTTCCAAAACTCTATTATTCTTGTGAGGAGGCCTTTGAAGGGTCAAGCAAATATGATCACAGCGCAAGGCCGCAATGATCCTTTCCAAAACACCGGAATTTCTATCCATAATTCACAAATTCTACCGGCACCGGACTTGAAGCCGGTGGCTGGTGTATTTGAAACATACCTGGGGAGGCCATGGATGCGGTATTCTAGGACAGTCATTCTTCAAACTTACATTGATGGTTTTATTAATCCAGCAGGCTGGTCACCATGGCTAAACAGTGACTTTGCTCAGGACACCTTGTACTATGGAGAGTATAAAAACTTTGGGCCTGGCTCTTCAACAAGAAGGAGGGTTGCTTGGAAAGGATTTCATGTTATAACAAGCCCATCTGTGGCCTCGGGTTTCACTGTTAGAAGCCTCATTGCTGGCCAGTCATGGCTGCCAGCCACCAAGGTCCCATTTACTTCTGACCTTTGA